Proteins from a genomic interval of Chanos chanos chromosome 3, fChaCha1.1, whole genome shotgun sequence:
- the ptk6b gene encoding protein-tyrosine kinase 6b, which yields MGECLRKSCPCLKTLWDKIFAKPREDGHATVKEEHDRTSDIVDSITLNGGEESILHYAPHCPRQDKMIYRALWSFEARAEEELSFEAGDLFNVINSTGEWWTARKIDRNGCTLATGFVPYNYLEREESESGEPWYFGKMSRFEALSHLMTPENKDGSFLVRLSETENVGYVLSVKAENRAKHFKIIKAAGQFYVDPSRKFSSLQDLIEHYKTRRLASVDRLGQACIRKEPQPQDLSHSTVDDWELPKEEFTLERQLGKGHFADVYRGKWKDRVNVAIKVLKTEESLDQTEFQQEVQILKRLRHRHLISLFAICTASTPYYIITELMEKGDLLKLLRSEEGAALDRISLIDMAAQVADGMSYLEANNSIHRDLAARNVLVGEGYICKVADFGLARIIKEPFYTSEDKTIPYKWCAPEAISHGRYSNKSDVWSFGVLLYEMLTYGGIPYPAFSNREVYHQITENGYRMPAPTKCPQYVYDIMLACWRDNPEDRPDFKDLKPDLENVNRYSELE from the exons ATGGGGGAGTGTTTAAGGAAATCTTGTCCATGTCTCAAGACATTATGGGACAAGATATTCGCAAAACCCAGAGAAGACGGGCATGCCACCGTAAAGGAAGAACATGATCGAACTAGTGATATCGTAGATTCTATCACGCTGAACGGTGGCGAAGAATCTATACTGCATTACGCACCGCACTGTCCTCGACAAGACAAGATGATTTACAGAGCGCTTTGGTCCTTCGAAGCTAGGGCAGAGGAGGAGTTGTCTTTCGAGGCTGGCGACCTGTTTAACGTAATTAATAGCACTGGGGAATGGTGGACCGCGCGAAAAATTGACAGGAATGGATGTACACTCGCCACCGGTTTCGTCCCTTACAATTATTTGGAAAGGGAAGAATCGGAGTCGGGAGAGCC ATGGTATTTTGGGAAAATGAGTCGATTTGAAGCCTTGAGCCATCTCATGACACCAGAAAACAAAGATGGGTCTTTTCTGGTCCGGCTCAGCGAGACCGAAAATGTGGGATATGTgctctcag TGAAAGCGGAAAACAGAGCTAAGCACTTTAAGATCATTAAAGCTGCTGGGCAGTTTTATGTGGATCCAAGTCGGAAATTCTCCAGTCTTCAGGACCTGATTGAGCATTACAAAACCAGACGCCTAGCCTCAGTGGACAGATTAGGCCAGGCTTGTATTAGG AAAGAGCCTCAGCCCCAGGACTTATCTCATTCCACAGTGGACGATTGGGAACTGCCCAAAGAGGAGTTCACTCTGGAAAGACAGCTTGGGAAGGGACACTTTGCAGACGTGTATCGGGGCAAGTGGAAGGACCGTGTCAACGTAGCCATAAAAGTCCTCAAGACTGAAG AGTCCCTGGATCAGACCGAATTTCAGCAGGAGGTGCAGATACTGAAGCGACTCAGACACAGGCATCTCATCTCCCTGTTTGCCATCTGCACAGCCTCTACCCCTTATTACATCATTACTGAGCTCATGGAGAAAGGCGACCTGCTCAAACTCCTCAGAA GTGAAGAGGGTGCTGCTTTAGACAGGATTTCTCTGATTGACATGGCAGCCCAGGTGGCTGATGGGATGTCTTACCTTGAGGCCAACAATAGCATCCACCGAGATTTGGCAGCACGGAATGTTCTGGTCGGCGAAGGCTACATCTGCAAAGTGGCTGATTTTGGTCTGGCCCGAATCATCAAG GAGCCCTTTTACACATCTGAGGATAAGACCATTCCCTATAAGTGGTGTGCCCCTGAAGCAATCAGTCACGGACGTTACTCCAACAAATCGGATGTGTGGTCTTTCGGAGTTCTGCTGTATGAGATGCTCACCTATGGAGGAATTCCTTATCCAG CTTTTTCCAACCGCGAGGTATATCATCAAATCACTGAGAACGGCTACAGAATGCCGGCCCCAACCAAATGTCCCCAGTACGTCTATGACATCATGCTAGCCTGCTGGAGGGATAACCCAGAGGACAGACCGGATTTTAAAGACCTGAAACCTGACCTGGAGAATGTGAATCGCTATTCTGAGCTGGAGTGA